In Saprospiraceae bacterium, the sequence GATGAGTTGGGGGAAACCTATGATCCCCTTTTCTCCAAATGGCTCGACCTGGGGGATTTTATTGGGGTATCAGGCTATGTATTCCGCACCAAAATGGGCGAAATCACGATCCATGTCAGGAGCCTCACCCTGCTATCCAAATCACTGAGAGTATTGCCCGTGGTCAAAACCGATGCAGAAGGTCAGGTGCATGATGCCTTTGTAGATCCGGAACTGCGGTACAGGATGCGCTATGTAGACTTGCTGGTCAACCAGGGTGTCAAAGATATTTTCATCAAACGGTCCCAACTGGTCAGCGCCATGCGTCGTTTTTTTGACTCCCGGGGCTGGTTAGAAGTAGAGACCCCGATTCTGCAAAGTATCCATGGAGGAGCTGCCGCCAGGCCCTTCCTCACCCATCATAACACGCTGGATATGCCCTTGTACCTGCGCATAGCCAATGAACTCTATCTCAAAAAATTGATCGTAGGAGGTTTTGAAGGTGTCTACGAGATCGGCAAAATGTTTCGCAATGAAGGCATGGACCGCACACACAATCCGGAGTTTACCAGTATGGAGATCTATGTCGCATACAAAGATTACAACTGGATGATGGAGATGGTGGAGCAACTGATCGAATCCCTGGCCATCGCCCTTCATGGCAAGACCGATATCCAATACGGGGACCAGGTACTTCAATTTAAAGGTCCATACCAAAGACTCAGCATGCATGATTCTATCCGGGAATACACCGGTGTGGATGTATCAGAGATGGACGAGGCACAATTGATCGCTCAATGCAAACAGTGGCATATCCAGATAGATGCTTCCATGGGAATCGGCAAACTCATCGATGAGATTTTTAGTGAGAAAGTAGAGCATCACCTTATCCAACCAACTTATATCATCGATCATCCATTGGAGATGACGCCATTGGCCAAAAAACACCGGACCAAACCCGGATGTGTAGAAAGATTTGAATTATTCGTCTGTGGCAAAGAAATCGCCAATGCCTACTCCGAGCTCAATGACCCAATCGATCAGCGTGAGAGATTTGTTCAACAGCTGAGCCTGGCTGATCGGGGAGACGAAGAGGCTATGACCCTGGATGAAGATTTTTTGAGGTCCCTCGAATTTGGCATGCCCCCTACCTCAGGATTAGGGATCGGGATAGACCGGCTGGTGATGTTGATGACCGACCAGGTGTCCATACAAGAAGTATTGTTTTTTCCACAGATGAAACCCGAAAAAAAACAGAACACCTAGAGTATACCACGAAAATTAAAAAAAATAACCCTTTTAATTAACCATAGTGATTATGATAAGCGTGCTGAGGAGATTTATTTTAACACTGATTGTTTTTTGTCTCACAGGACTTGGGATCATCCTGGCTTCAAACTCTAAGGATTTTAACCCAACCACACCCGTCAAATTATTTACCATAGACCAACCGCAGGAGCTTGCATGGAACGCCCTTCGCTCTAATGCCCGGGTAAGAGTATTCGCTTACGACCAACAACAGTATCAGGAACTCAAAACCCTGCGACCAGCTATCATGACCATGGCGATTCCAAACCTGGATGGCACGGAGATGGAAGTGGAATTGATAGAAAACCAGGTATTGAGCCCTGACTTTGTGCTCAGTACTCCCAGAGCCCGCAATATTGCCTATACTCCGGGGTTATATTACAAAGGTAAAATCAAAGGTCAGGACCAATCGGTAGTTTTTATCAGCCTATTTGATGATGAAGTCATGGGTAGCCTATCCGCTCCGGGAAAAGGGAACCTGGTGATTGGTTCCAGCAAAGCCCTAAGACGAAATACTTTCCTCTTATTTGATGATAGCCAGATAGAGCCATTGAAGTTCGAATGTAATACCGAAGAATTACCAACCTGGAAAAACGAATTGAATGAGGTGCAAAAAGGTGGTTTCAGATCTGCCGCAGGATGCATCAATGTATATTTTGAGGCCGGCAGCTCGGTATTTGCCAGTAAAGGAGGAGCTACGGGAGCAGCTAATTTTATCTCAGGCTTGTTCAATGGCGTTTCTTCATTGTATGCTGCTGAAGGAATCAGTACTGCAATTTCTGAGCTAAAAGTATGGACCACTTCTGATCCGGAGCCTTATGGTACTGGAGTAGGATATGGCAGTACTCTGGGCTCAAGTTTTAATGGAAATCTTGCACACTATGTGAGGATAGTGCCTGGCAGCAGTGCCAGTGGTGTAGGCTATCTGGATGTACTTTGCGGTAGTACGCCTTTTGCCTATAGCGAAGTGTTTTCTACCAATGCTTCTTATCCGGCATATTCCTGGAATGTCAATGTACTTACGCACGAGATGGGTCACAATCTTGGCTCCCCGCATACACATTCCTGCACCTGGCCTGGCGGACCGATCGATAATTGTGCGCCACCTGAGGGAAATTGTTCCTCAGGACCTACCCCGCCCAATAATGGAGGTACTATTATGTCCTATTGTCATCAATCCGGCAATCCGGGTATATCTTTCAGCAACGGTTTTGGCCCGCTACCCGGAAATCTGATTAGATCCAGTGTGAGCGGTGCAAGTTGTCTTGGTTCATGTGGTAGTGCGCCACCTCCACCTCCTGCTACCACGCCTGACCTGACCATATCCGCTGTCACCCTATCTCCTTCTACTATCAGCTCAACTGCTCAGGCGATCAGTCTGGCTTTAACTACAAGCAATCTGGGCGCCAATGCAGGAAGTTCTATAACGAGAGTTTATTTTTCGTCTGACAATAGTCTGTCCACAGGTGATGAAAACCTGATTGATATCAACATTTCTTCTCTGACAGCTTCCAGCAGCCAGTCTGCTATTGTCAATATTTCCGTGCCTTCCGGCACCACACCTGGTACCTATTATTTTATCGTGTGTGCAGATGCTACAGGTTTAATTACTGAGTCCAGTGAAAGCAATAATTGCAGATCAGCTGCCATGACTTTAACTGCTCCACCGGCGACACCCCAACTATTTCCGGATCTTGAAATAGGCGGCATTGCGGGCATGCCTTCAGCGGTCACTCCAAATGCTGCATTTAATCTATCTGGCACAGTGACTAACTCAGGACTGGCCAATGCTCCTGCTACTTCAATG encodes:
- the lysS gene encoding lysine--tRNA ligase; the encoded protein is MSQNLSEQEIIRRATLADIRQAGIDPYPAATYPVNTTSAEILALFDTTPERFTEVNIAGRLMMTRSMGKASFAVLMDSYGKIQLYLKKDELGETYDPLFSKWLDLGDFIGVSGYVFRTKMGEITIHVRSLTLLSKSLRVLPVVKTDAEGQVHDAFVDPELRYRMRYVDLLVNQGVKDIFIKRSQLVSAMRRFFDSRGWLEVETPILQSIHGGAAARPFLTHHNTLDMPLYLRIANELYLKKLIVGGFEGVYEIGKMFRNEGMDRTHNPEFTSMEIYVAYKDYNWMMEMVEQLIESLAIALHGKTDIQYGDQVLQFKGPYQRLSMHDSIREYTGVDVSEMDEAQLIAQCKQWHIQIDASMGIGKLIDEIFSEKVEHHLIQPTYIIDHPLEMTPLAKKHRTKPGCVERFELFVCGKEIANAYSELNDPIDQRERFVQQLSLADRGDEEAMTLDEDFLRSLEFGMPPTSGLGIGIDRLVMLMTDQVSIQEVLFFPQMKPEKKQNT